A segment of the Streptomyces sp. Tu 2975 genome:
CCGCGCACCAGTTCCCTCACGATCCACGGCCGGCCGTCCTCCGCCGCCACGTCATGGACGGCGACCACATTGCGGTGCGAGACCCGGCCGGCGGCGCGGGCCGCGTTCTCCAGGTGCTCGTACAGATCCCGGACGTCGCCGGCTCCGAGCGAGGCCGGCGGCTTGACCTCTCCGACCGCGACCTGGCGGCCGAGGACCTCGTCGCGGGCCAGCCACACGACTCCCGTGGCGTCCTCGTCGAGCGGGCTCAGCAGGTGGTAGCGGCCGGCGACCAGCCGCACCGCCCCGGGCGTCCCGGGCGCGTCGCTCATGGTGGGCCCCCTGTCCGCGGCCCCGAGCCGCAAGCCGGTGGAAATCACTTCAAGCTAACTCAACTCCAGGCGTTTCAAGAGTCATTGATTGGTCATCAGTACGAACGAAGGCCGGAAGTCGCACGCACGCTGTCCAACTCGCCCTGGAATCAGCCGTATTCGGAGAGTAGTTGTCAACCCGCGTACGGGTGTGGTGAATCATGCGGGCGGGATACACGGGTGTCCCGACGGGGAGATAGGGTTAACCTGCCCGGGCCGGGTGCCTCGTACGGGTGGGGAGTGACATGGAACAGATAACAGTGCGCAGCAGGCCGCGCGTGCCTGCCATCACATGCGGGAGCGGTGCGACGAGTTCGCGTCTCGACCGGCACCTCTCGGTGCTCGGCGGGCCGGCCGTCCCGCAGGTCGAGGCGGCAGAGGCGACGCTGCTGATGCGTGAACTGACCTCGCGCGACGTGACGCGCAGCCGCAGGAGCAAGAGTGCGCGAGTGTCGCTCTTCGCGCCGCTGCGCAGGCTCCGTCGTTCACTGTTCGGCAGCCGCGGCTGACCCGACCCCCGGCCGTACCACCCACGGCTCCCACGCGTCGGGACGACCGCGCCCACCCCGCTCAGGCGACCACACCGTCCCGGCGCAGCAGCGCTGCCGCCTCATCCGTCATCCCCAGGCCCCGCAGCAGCGCGTCCGTGTGCTCACCCAGACCGGGAATCGCCCCCGTCCGAGCCGGCTCCCCGCCCGGCAGCGTGATCGGGGGCAGCATCGCCTTCAGCGGCCCCACCGGTGAGGCGACCTCGCGCCACCGGTCCCGCGCCTCGAGCTGCGGATGGGCCGCCACGTCCGCCATGCTGTTCAGCCGTGCGCAGGCGATCCCCGCAGCCTCCAGCCGTTCCACCGCGTCCGCCGTGGCCAGTCCCGCCAGGGCCTTGGCCACCGCCGCGTCCGTCCGGTCACGGTTCGCCGTGCGTGCCCTGTTGGTCGCGAAGTCGGGATCGAGGGCCAGTTCCGGCCGGCCCAGGACCTGTTCGGCGAGCCGCCGCCACTCGCGGTCGTTCTGCACCGACAGCAGCACCTGACCGCCGTCGGCGGTGGGGTAGGCGTCGTACGGGGAGATGACGGCGTGCGCGAGCCCCGTGCGGGCCGGTGGCTCGCCGCCGTGCATCCCGTGATGCAGCGGATGCCCCATCCACTCGGCGAGCGCCTCCAGCATGGAGATCTCGACGACACCGCCGCGGCCGGTCGTCCCCCTGCGCAACAGGGCGGCGAGCACGCCCGAGAACGCGTACATGGCCGCGGCGATGTCGGCCGCCGGTACACCCGCCTTCACCGGCTCCTCCGCCGTCCCGGTCACCGACACCAGCCCGGCCTCGCACTGCACGAGCATGTCGTAGGCCCGCTTGTGCGCGTACGGGCCGCCGGAGCCGTAGCCGGAGATGTCGACGGCGACCAGCCTCGGATGCGCCTCGCACAGCGCGGCGGCGTCCAGTCCGAGCCGGGCCGCCGCGCCCTGCGCGAGGTTCTGCACGAACACGTCGGCGTCGGCGACCAGCCGGTGCACGATGTCGAGGCCGCGCGGATCCTTCAGGTCGACCGCGATGGACTCCTTGCCCCGGTTGCACCACACGAAGTGCGAGGCCAGACCGCGGGCCGCGGTGTCGTAACCGCGGGCGAAGTCCCCGCCGTCCGGCCGCTCGACCTTGATCACCCGGGCGCCGAGGTCGGCTAGCTGGCGGGTCGCGAACGGGGCGGAGACGGCTTGTTCGACGGCGACGACGGTGATGCCGTCGAGGGGGAGGGGCAGGGGCGGCGGCTGTGGGCTCATGACAGCCGTGCATATCGTGTAGGTGGCACCTTTGTCACCACCACCAGGCGGGGGTGGGTTCAGG
Coding sequences within it:
- a CDS encoding CaiB/BaiF CoA-transferase family protein: MSPQPPPLPLPLDGITVVAVEQAVSAPFATRQLADLGARVIKVERPDGGDFARGYDTAARGLASHFVWCNRGKESIAVDLKDPRGLDIVHRLVADADVFVQNLAQGAAARLGLDAAALCEAHPRLVAVDISGYGSGGPYAHKRAYDMLVQCEAGLVSVTGTAEEPVKAGVPAADIAAAMYAFSGVLAALLRRGTTGRGGVVEISMLEALAEWMGHPLHHGMHGGEPPARTGLAHAVISPYDAYPTADGGQVLLSVQNDREWRRLAEQVLGRPELALDPDFATNRARTANRDRTDAAVAKALAGLATADAVERLEAAGIACARLNSMADVAAHPQLEARDRWREVASPVGPLKAMLPPITLPGGEPARTGAIPGLGEHTDALLRGLGMTDEAAALLRRDGVVA